A single genomic interval of Rhizophagus irregularis chromosome 15, complete sequence harbors:
- a CDS encoding uncharacterized protein (SECRETED:cutsite_IKS-NV; SECRETED:prob_0.8323); SECRETED:SignalP(1-22) has translation MKLKHFLIFLSIITLVTLPIKSNVITFTEKETTEFQVADILKYGDNTIVLQIVRNLSGGNCFETKISFRVIYPNGTIIPIDLSMEELEIQSFNFCTVDGFNPITLKAIETKKGILNSKTLMGPSLIDSSNNNTWVPQQSFIYPNVNNEQGFLYFAILSSGLNDVNSNYNVSQWIINEDGIFSNIAAMVLTLQMRPAIVSTVDGGYMFIYPNFTTSQDPYSSQNGLYAMYCGYGSNKMRKQVILYTFIMELNIIGLNCVIISNSEVGQICLIIIEPNSTDPNPIPFFIQVNYFSGGSVFDVKHVDATPPTSIGINELTDPQFIITPLPFGGYFYSVVQTTNMSSDIWGYVLDENGNFNRWNLSYPTLSDSNASPQLLTNNTLVMLQPIVGQNWSLIATDLYKIHEDNGYDNMFIRNTSPTIHQTITARETNPLKITYTIPIGLSNGTITIFQSNGSSNPGIVRQTINGLNNQNYVTLDNDTVSIDIIESTFNNPGSTYYVMIENNFVSSLLYNEPIPGLSSNIWSFTTLPEEKKEKVGSKIKMFFDGIYGKVRLTKNGTSYFDTLNPNQKNKFFDNLTQELADAVAVTSKRITTNYRFVIDTESSSKQYLLSIKIDKPQSASDRETKLITKDLDAMIQNMDITVLESGSSSKYLDPLYGYVTIPRWYENSDNMFQFILTVIFFLILTILCIISIYYDAKKVISGANSSGSVRKAFFQIMKSDICKLIKLIQSVNLFKGKEGNEGNEDKSNHFIIYCYGLNVLSFVLDILFAKIEAGSVKIIFFASSICYQVRICSLHYP, from the exons atgaaattaaaacatttcttaatttttttatcaataattacaCTTGTAACATTACCAATAAAATCAAATGTTATAACTTTCACAGAAAAAGAAACTACAGAATTTCAAGTGGCAGACATTTTGAAATATGGAGATAATACGATAGTTTTGCAAATAGTTCGCAATTTAAGTGGTGGAAATTgttttgaaacaaaaatatcatttcGCGTTATTTATCCCAATGGTACTATTATACCAATCGATCTTTCAATGGAAGAATTGGAGATACAATCTTTCAATTTTTGTACCGTTGATGGATTTAACCCTATTACTCTTAAAGCCatagaaacaaaaaaaggtATACT CAATAGTAAAACTTTAATGGGGCCTTCTCTTATTGACtcaagtaataataatacatggGTGCCTCaacaatcttttatttatcCAAATGTTAATAATGAGCAAGGATTTCTCTACTTTGCAATATTATCGAGTGGTCTTAATGATGTCAATAGTAATTATAACGTGTCGCAATGGATAat AAATGAAGACGGAATTTTTAGCAATATTGCAGCAATGGTTTTAACTCTTCAAATGCGTCCTGCTATAGTTTCAACAGTGGATGGAGGTTACATGTTTATTTATCCTAATTTTACAACCTCCCAGGATCCTTATTCTTCACAGAATGGGCTTTACGCCATGTATTGTGGATATGGAAGTAATAAAATGCGAAAACAAGTTAttctttatacttttataatggaattaaatattattggccTTAATTGTGTTATTATCTCTAACTCGGAAGTTGGGCAAATTTGTTTGATAATCATAGAACCTAATTCCACCGATCCAAATCcaatccctttttttattcaagttaattatttttcaggaGGATCTGTATTTGATGTCAAACATGTAGATGCCACACCGCCCACAAGTATAGGTATTAATGAACTTACCGATCctcaatttataattacgcCATTACCATTTGGAGGTTATTTCTATAGTGTTGTTCAAACAACCAATATGAGTAGTGATATTTGGGGCTATGTTTTGgatgaaaatggaaattttaatcgATGGAACCTTTCATATCCTACCCTGTCAGATTCTAATGCTTCCCCCCAACTTTTAACAAATAACACTCTTGTAATGCTTCAACCAATAGTAGGACAAAATTGGAGTTTAATCGCCACTGatttgtataaaattcatGAAG ATAATGGTTATGATAATATGTTCATCAGAAATACATCTCCGACCATTCATCAAACTATCACCGCACGTGAAACTAATCCccttaaaattacatatacaaTTCCTATTGGTTTATCAAACGGCACAATTACAATTTTTCAAAGTAATGGCAGTTCTAATCCTGGAATTGTACGTCAAACCATTAACGGCttaaataaccaaaattaTGTAACGCTTGATAACGATACCGTTAGTATTGATATAATTGAAAGTACATTTAATAATCCTGGTTCAACGTATTATGTTATGATTGAGAATAATTTTGTTTCGAGTCTATTATACAATGAACCTATCCCTGGTTTATCTAGTAATATTTGGTCTTTTACAACGt taccagaagaaaaaaaagaaaaagtaggaagtaaaattaaaatgttttttgatGGCATTTATGGAAAAGTTAGATTGACCAAAAACGGAACTTCTTACTTTGACACTCTCAATcccaatcaaaaaaataaattctttgataACTTAACACAAGAATTGGCCGATGCAGTCGCTGTCACATCAAAACGAATAACCACCAATTATAGATTTGTGATCGACACTGAAAGTTCTTCAAAACAATATCTTTTATCCATTAAGATTGATAAACCACAATCTGCATCAGATAGGGAGACTAAATTAATCACTAAAGATTTAGATGCTATGATCCAGAATATGGACATCACTGTTCTTGAATCTGGAAGTTCTTCGAAATACTTGGATCCACTCTATGGATATGTGACTATTC ccAGGTGGTATGAGAATTCTGACAATATGttccaatttattttaacagttatattctttttgataTTGACCATACTTTGCATCATTTCTATATATTATGAtgcaaaaaaagtaataagtGGCGCAAATAGTAGCGGTAGTGTTAGGAAagctttttttcaaataatgaaatcggatatatgtaaattaattaaattaatccaatctgtaaatttatttaaggGGAAGGAGGGTAATGAGGGAAATGAGGATAAG agtaaccactttataatttattgttatgGATTAAATGTTTTGTCATTTGTGTTGGACATTCTTTTTGCTAAGATAGAGGCAGGCAGcgtcaaaattattttttttgcgaG CTCCATATGTTATCAAGTTAGGATATGCAGTTTACATTATCCTTAG